A window of Phragmitibacter flavus contains these coding sequences:
- a CDS encoding bifunctional nuclease family protein: MNKDVVAVKLRNVLAMDQGHAVFLGNEEKTFVIFVDESVGKAISMSMRGRVQERPMTHDLVGHMMMAFGAKIDRVIINALDGGVYYARIILSAENEVQQRKVVELDARPSDSIALAVAQNAPIFVAREVWEAVDDVGDALEDIQKRGPEDEE; the protein is encoded by the coding sequence ATGAACAAGGATGTGGTTGCTGTGAAGCTGCGCAATGTGCTGGCGATGGACCAGGGTCATGCGGTGTTTTTGGGGAATGAGGAGAAGACCTTTGTGATTTTTGTCGATGAATCAGTGGGCAAGGCAATCAGCATGTCGATGCGCGGTCGGGTGCAGGAGCGGCCGATGACGCATGACCTGGTGGGCCATATGATGATGGCGTTTGGGGCAAAAATCGACCGGGTGATCATCAATGCGCTGGATGGCGGGGTGTATTATGCGCGCATCATTTTGAGCGCGGAGAACGAGGTGCAGCAGCGCAAGGTGGTGGAGCTGGATGCGCGTCCGAGTGACAGCATTGCCCTGGCGGTGGCACAAAATGCGCCGATCTTTGTGGCGCGTGAGGTTTGGGAGGCGGTAGACGATGTGGGCGATGCGCTGGAGGATATCCAGAAGCGCGGCCCGGAGGATGAGGAGTGA
- a CDS encoding gamma carbonic anhydrase family protein, with protein sequence MKRFLLPEHAPEIDASAFVAKGAVVVGSVKIGARASVWFGCVLRGDINHIEIGPESNVQDGTIVHVSDDFAAVVGARVSIGHRAIIHACTIGDETLVGMGAIVMDGAVIGARCVIAAGALVTKGMVVPDGSLVMGAPAKVVRALSEEEQERNVALAAKYVESSGRFKELGYEI encoded by the coding sequence ATGAAACGCTTTTTGCTGCCTGAACATGCGCCTGAAATTGATGCGTCTGCCTTCGTGGCGAAGGGTGCGGTGGTGGTGGGATCGGTGAAAATTGGAGCGCGGGCAAGTGTCTGGTTTGGCTGTGTGTTGCGGGGGGACATCAATCACATTGAAATCGGGCCTGAGAGCAACGTGCAGGACGGGACGATTGTGCATGTTTCGGACGATTTTGCCGCAGTGGTGGGCGCGCGGGTGAGCATTGGGCATCGGGCGATCATCCATGCTTGCACGATTGGTGACGAGACGCTGGTGGGGATGGGGGCGATTGTGATGGACGGGGCGGTGATCGGGGCGCGATGTGTGATTGCGGCGGGAGCATTGGTGACCAAGGGCATGGTGGTGCCGGATGGCTCGCTGGTGATGGGGGCGCCGGCGAAGGTGGTGCGGGCGTTGAGTGAGGAGGAACAGGAGCGCAACGTGGCGCTGGCGGCGAAGTATGTGGAGTCGTCGGGGAGGTTCAAGGAGTTGGGATACGAGATTTGA
- a CDS encoding HU family DNA-binding protein — translation MNKAELTEAIQKILGGDTSKRAAGEALDAVLKAIAKGVKTSPVQLIGFGTFKVAKRAARTGRNPKTKQPMKIKASKTVRFVPSSKLKATL, via the coding sequence ATGAACAAGGCAGAACTTACTGAAGCCATCCAAAAAATCCTCGGAGGCGACACCTCCAAACGCGCCGCCGGCGAAGCCCTTGACGCCGTCCTCAAAGCCATTGCCAAAGGTGTCAAAACCAGCCCTGTCCAGCTCATCGGCTTCGGCACCTTCAAAGTCGCCAAACGCGCTGCCCGCACCGGTCGCAACCCAAAGACCAAGCAGCCCATGAAGATCAAAGCTTCGAAAACCGTTCGTTTCGTTCCTTCTTCCAAGCTCAAAGCGACTCTGTAA
- a CDS encoding SDR family NAD(P)-dependent oxidoreductase, whose translation MSSSLPLAGRVAFVSGTSRGLGQRFALTLAEAGADIVCTSRTLDSLRDVQEKIVGMGRRCLGVELDVRSLDSIVAAMQETKAFYGKLDILVCNAGCNVRKPAVDVTWDDWNLILDTNLRGSFFLAQQAAKELMIDAGYGRVILIGSVTCVSGYAGLAPYGASRGGVKQLAMSLADDWGIHGITVNVLAPGWFKTAQNAVLYENQEWVEYLSDRIPVKRPGAVNDLDGPLLFLASEESRYVTAQTLLVDGGISGGATKAMVVKK comes from the coding sequence ATGTCTTCTTCACTTCCTCTGGCTGGTCGGGTGGCTTTTGTTTCGGGCACTTCGCGTGGGTTGGGTCAACGTTTTGCGTTAACGCTGGCAGAGGCAGGCGCAGACATTGTTTGCACCAGTCGGACGCTGGATTCACTGCGCGATGTGCAGGAGAAGATCGTGGGGATGGGGCGTCGGTGTCTTGGAGTGGAGCTGGATGTGCGGTCGCTGGACAGCATTGTGGCGGCGATGCAGGAGACGAAGGCGTTTTATGGGAAGCTGGACATCCTGGTGTGCAATGCGGGGTGCAATGTGCGCAAACCGGCGGTGGACGTGACTTGGGACGACTGGAATTTGATTTTGGACACCAACCTGCGTGGCAGCTTCTTCCTGGCTCAGCAGGCGGCGAAGGAGCTGATGATTGATGCGGGGTATGGTCGGGTGATTTTGATTGGATCGGTGACTTGTGTGTCGGGATATGCCGGGCTGGCGCCGTATGGGGCGAGTCGCGGTGGGGTGAAGCAGCTGGCGATGAGTCTGGCGGATGACTGGGGGATTCACGGGATCACGGTGAACGTGCTGGCGCCAGGATGGTTCAAGACGGCGCAGAATGCCGTGCTTTATGAAAACCAGGAGTGGGTGGAGTATTTGAGTGACCGGATTCCGGTGAAGCGTCCGGGTGCAGTGAATGATTTGGATGGCCCGCTGCTGTTTTTGGCAAGCGAGGAGAGTCGTTATGTGACCGCACAGACGCTGTTGGTGGATGGTGGGATCAGTGGTGGAGCGACGAAGGCGATGGTGGTGAAGAAGTAG
- a CDS encoding alpha/beta hydrolase family protein has product MQTEKNPSRRRVYTPLPASSSYSYSYSSSLMQTFRLLFPLALLFLHIPIPLPAQDLPAQDLKDLKGYFPFNPPTSLTAWEPRKTYVRRQILVSQGLWPLPTKTPLNPVIHSPIDCGTYTIEKVYFQSAPGLFVTGNLYRPKNPRGKVPGILFAHGHRKDARFDLEPELTVRKNIAIGAERFTRGGQSTFQSLCHQLASMGCVVWQWDMLSDSDAQQFSEEIVHKFAKQRPEMNTVENWGLYSPQAEAHLQNIMGIQTWNAIRSLDFLLTLPEVDPTRTAITGASGGGTQTMLLAAIDDRIQLSFPVVMVSTAMQGGCTCENASLLRINTGNVEFAALFAPKPQGMNSADDWTKEMATKGFPELQKLYQLYNAPKDHLLLQRGEIFPHAYNAVSRSAFYTFLNHHFKLGFESPIIETDFEPLTREQLTVWNAEHPAPKSNGTDFERTLLRWFDDDAQKQLQHPQALKQIIAPALEVMIGRTYAQAGEVTWGLEEKTEHPTHLEMQGSLTNTTHHETIPTTWLYPKQGSQRVILWLDNDGRNSLREANGKLKPTVQTLLDQGNIILSADLRLQPQTPQQTPIVDNPRQFAGYTHGYNPALFAQRTHDLLTLTTFLQNSKVGNHPNPNRIDVIALGETGPIAIAARALTGNAINHLAAQTNGFRFSQILDYRHPQFLPGAAKYLDLPGLIALNAPHPILLIGESDFKDVVAAPSLTQLPSDSPAETAIVHWLQKSDASAR; this is encoded by the coding sequence TTGCAGACAGAGAAAAACCCCTCTCGTCGTCGCGTATACACCCCGCTGCCCGCCTCCTCCTCTTACTCTTACTCCTACTCCTCCTCCCTCATGCAAACCTTCCGACTCCTCTTCCCCCTCGCGCTTCTGTTCCTCCACATTCCCATCCCCCTCCCCGCTCAAGACCTCCCCGCACAAGACCTCAAAGACCTCAAGGGCTACTTCCCGTTCAATCCCCCAACTTCCCTCACCGCATGGGAGCCCCGCAAAACCTACGTCCGCCGCCAGATCCTCGTCTCCCAAGGCCTCTGGCCGTTACCCACCAAAACCCCGCTCAACCCCGTCATCCACAGCCCCATCGACTGCGGCACCTACACCATTGAAAAAGTCTACTTCCAAAGTGCCCCCGGACTCTTCGTCACTGGCAATCTCTACCGACCCAAAAATCCCCGAGGCAAAGTCCCCGGCATCCTCTTCGCCCACGGCCACCGTAAAGACGCCCGATTCGATCTCGAACCCGAACTCACCGTCCGCAAAAACATCGCCATCGGCGCCGAACGCTTCACCCGCGGCGGACAAAGCACCTTTCAATCCCTCTGCCACCAACTCGCCTCCATGGGCTGCGTCGTCTGGCAATGGGACATGCTCAGCGACTCCGACGCCCAACAGTTCTCCGAAGAAATTGTCCACAAATTCGCCAAACAACGCCCCGAGATGAACACCGTCGAAAACTGGGGCCTCTACAGTCCGCAAGCCGAAGCCCACCTCCAAAACATCATGGGCATCCAAACCTGGAACGCCATCCGCAGCCTCGACTTCCTTCTCACCCTTCCCGAGGTCGACCCCACCCGCACCGCCATCACCGGAGCCAGCGGAGGCGGCACCCAAACCATGCTTCTCGCCGCCATCGACGACCGCATCCAGCTTTCCTTCCCCGTCGTCATGGTCAGCACCGCCATGCAAGGCGGCTGCACCTGTGAAAACGCCTCCCTTCTTCGCATCAACACCGGCAACGTCGAATTCGCTGCCCTCTTCGCCCCCAAACCCCAAGGCATGAACAGCGCCGACGACTGGACGAAAGAAATGGCCACCAAAGGCTTCCCGGAGCTTCAAAAACTCTACCAACTCTACAACGCCCCCAAGGATCACCTCCTCCTCCAACGAGGCGAAATCTTTCCCCACGCCTACAACGCCGTCAGCCGCTCCGCGTTTTACACCTTTCTCAATCACCACTTCAAACTCGGCTTCGAATCCCCCATCATCGAAACCGATTTCGAACCGCTCACCCGCGAGCAACTCACCGTCTGGAATGCCGAGCACCCCGCCCCCAAATCCAACGGCACCGACTTCGAACGCACCCTCCTCCGCTGGTTCGATGACGACGCCCAAAAACAGCTCCAACACCCCCAAGCCCTCAAACAAATCATCGCCCCCGCCCTCGAAGTGATGATCGGCCGCACCTACGCCCAAGCCGGTGAAGTCACCTGGGGCCTCGAAGAAAAAACCGAACATCCCACCCATCTCGAAATGCAAGGCAGCCTCACCAACACCACCCATCACGAAACCATTCCGACCACCTGGCTCTACCCCAAACAAGGCAGCCAGCGAGTCATCCTCTGGCTCGACAACGACGGCCGCAATTCCCTTCGCGAGGCCAATGGCAAACTCAAACCCACCGTCCAAACCTTGCTCGACCAAGGCAACATCATCCTCAGTGCCGACCTCCGCCTCCAGCCTCAAACGCCTCAACAAACTCCTATCGTCGACAACCCTCGCCAATTCGCTGGCTACACCCACGGCTACAATCCCGCCCTCTTCGCCCAACGCACCCACGATCTCCTCACCCTCACCACCTTCCTGCAGAACAGCAAAGTCGGCAACCATCCGAACCCCAACCGCATCGACGTCATTGCCCTCGGCGAAACCGGACCCATCGCCATCGCCGCCCGCGCTCTCACCGGCAATGCCATCAATCACCTCGCCGCCCAAACCAACGGCTTCCGTTTCTCCCAGATCCTCGACTATCGCCACCCCCAATTCCTCCCCGGTGCCGCCAAATACCTCGACCTTCCCGGCCTCATCGCCCTCAACGCCCCGCACCCGATCCTTCTCATCGGCGAATCCGATTTCAAAGATGTCGTCGCTGCTCCATCCCTCACCCAATTGCCCTCAGACTCCCCAGCGGAAACTGCCATCGTCCACTGGCTCCAAAAATCCGACGCCTCCGCAAGGTAA
- a CDS encoding sulfatase-like hydrolase/transferase: MRFWRILMLTGVGLAAFAVPNLRAEERPNFVVILCDDLGWGDLASYGHPHIKTPNLDRLAVEGMRLTSFYSAAPVCSPSRVGLLTGRNPNRAGVYDWIPHVEQRNQSGKASRALVHMRKEEVTLPQVLQKAGYATALSGKWHCNADFNTAGQPQPGEAGFDHWFATQNNAAPSHENPVNYVRNGNEVGPLEGYSCQLAAREAIDWIEALPKEKPFFLYLAFHEPHEPVASPPELVKGYEGIARNEDEAEYFANVENMDRAVGELMATLDRLKLAENTVVVFSSDNGPETLNRYRASNRSYGTPGPLRGMKLWTTEAGCRVPGIVRWPAKIKPGQVSDEAVSSLDFLPSFASLAGASLPEGLALDGADMMAALNGGKVAREKPLFWIYFNALNEQRVAMREGDWKILAKLNGGKLPTVSNVTEGSAAKVRQAVLTDFSLFEIAKDQGEERDLAQEQPDKLKEMQGKLEAAYRELTGSMFVWPDVD; this comes from the coding sequence ATGCGCTTCTGGAGAATTCTGATGTTGACGGGTGTTGGTCTGGCCGCTTTTGCCGTGCCGAACTTGCGGGCGGAGGAGCGTCCGAATTTTGTGGTGATCCTTTGTGATGACCTCGGTTGGGGAGACTTGGCTAGTTATGGGCATCCGCATATCAAGACACCGAATCTCGACCGGCTGGCGGTGGAAGGGATGCGGTTGACCAGTTTCTACTCGGCGGCTCCGGTGTGTTCGCCTTCGCGGGTGGGGTTGTTGACGGGGAGGAATCCGAACCGGGCGGGGGTTTATGATTGGATTCCGCATGTGGAACAGCGCAATCAGTCGGGCAAGGCGAGCCGTGCATTGGTGCACATGCGCAAAGAAGAGGTGACGTTGCCGCAGGTGCTGCAGAAAGCGGGGTATGCGACGGCGCTGTCGGGCAAGTGGCATTGCAATGCGGACTTCAATACGGCGGGACAGCCACAGCCTGGGGAGGCGGGCTTTGATCACTGGTTTGCGACCCAGAACAATGCGGCGCCTTCGCACGAGAATCCGGTGAATTATGTGCGCAATGGCAACGAGGTGGGGCCGCTGGAGGGATATAGCTGTCAGTTGGCGGCGCGTGAGGCGATTGATTGGATCGAGGCTTTGCCGAAGGAAAAACCGTTCTTTTTGTATCTGGCGTTCCATGAGCCGCATGAGCCGGTGGCGTCTCCGCCGGAGTTGGTGAAAGGATATGAGGGGATTGCGCGCAACGAGGACGAGGCAGAGTATTTTGCCAATGTCGAGAACATGGACCGGGCGGTGGGCGAGCTGATGGCGACGCTGGACCGGTTGAAGCTGGCGGAGAATACGGTGGTGGTGTTTAGCAGTGACAACGGGCCGGAGACATTGAACCGGTATCGGGCTTCCAACCGTTCTTACGGAACGCCGGGGCCATTGCGGGGAATGAAGTTGTGGACGACGGAGGCGGGTTGCCGGGTGCCGGGGATCGTGCGCTGGCCGGCGAAGATCAAGCCGGGGCAGGTGAGCGATGAGGCGGTGAGTTCCTTGGATTTTCTGCCGAGCTTTGCCTCGCTGGCGGGGGCGTCGTTGCCGGAGGGGCTGGCATTGGACGGGGCGGACATGATGGCGGCTTTAAACGGAGGCAAGGTGGCGCGGGAGAAGCCGTTGTTCTGGATCTACTTCAATGCGCTCAACGAGCAGCGGGTGGCGATGCGGGAGGGGGACTGGAAGATTCTGGCGAAGCTGAATGGCGGAAAGTTGCCGACAGTGAGCAACGTTACGGAGGGTTCGGCAGCGAAGGTGCGGCAGGCGGTGTTGACGGATTTTTCGCTGTTTGAGATTGCGAAGGACCAGGGAGAGGAGCGGGATCTGGCGCAGGAGCAGCCGGACAAATTGAAGGAGATGCAGGGTAAACTTGAGGCGGCTTACCGGGAGTTGACGGGGTCGATGTTTGTGTGGCCGGATGTGGATTGA